A stretch of Paludisphaera borealis DNA encodes these proteins:
- a CDS encoding YraN family protein, with product MNPITRAFWNRFLGDRGERAAARYLRGRGMRILRRGYRTANGEIDLIARDGDTLVFVEVKARRRGQPAEAVTLEKQRRLTLAALHFLKRYNLLEVRSRFDVVAVLWPDDDADPEIEHIRDAFDAQGRGQMFR from the coding sequence ATGAACCCGATCACGCGGGCGTTCTGGAACCGGTTCCTCGGCGACCGCGGCGAGCGCGCCGCGGCCCGCTACCTGCGCGGCCGGGGAATGCGCATCCTCCGACGCGGCTACCGGACGGCGAACGGCGAGATCGACTTGATCGCGCGCGACGGCGATACGCTCGTCTTCGTCGAGGTCAAGGCCCGACGCCGGGGCCAGCCGGCCGAGGCCGTCACGCTCGAAAAGCAGCGCCGGCTCACGTTGGCGGCGTTGCATTTCTTGAAGCGATACAACCTGCTCGAAGTGCGATCGCGGTTCGACGTCGTCGCCGTCCTCTGGCCCGACGACGACGCCGACCCTGAAATCGAGCACATCCGCGACGCCTTCGACGCCCAGGGGCGAGGCCAGATGTTCCGCTGA
- a CDS encoding HD domain-containing phosphohydrolase, with the protein MAIEGPNPTALRELARAFVLPPMLFAGLAAVFLGLIAHLVAVMARIDRSDTVIARTSLIQAILGDMQDWRRVDLDRSIAGVPDSFARQAIDVDRRWMIDAMRGRLTELLRVEEEEVVRSERNQAVRRSTWTIVCASLVASALLGLILATTARRQLVAVSRSYDHVLDDARRQAEAVRDREAILSSFYDNAPMMMGISEICGDDLLMISANAPTARPLGLTPDAMRGRLSSEVGITKEHNRRWIDAYRDSERTGRPIRFEYAYDHPGGRAWLSAVGCPLEGFPGRFTYIVQDDSERKQAEEALRESRERLRAALTASGTGTFRWDIRTGAVDSDENLDRLFGIPAGQEAGCVADFMDRIHPDDRDAVATAVDRSAQRGEDICVEFRVVWPDGTVHWLADKGKTFVDAAGKPSYMAGACVDVTAHRVAEEEIRGLNARLELRLARLAALRRIDAAITAGLDLRQTLGVVLDEVAAQLGVDAADVLMHDTQARTLVRAAEMGFQTPGMSERPMPLDRSVPGWVALEGRRLDVADLSCSTLTHACAEGLVEEGFVAYHALPLLANGQVRGVLEVFHRSPLDADADWLEYLETLAGQAAIAIDNSSLLDGLRRSNAELAAAYDATIEGWARALDLRDQETEGHSRRVTEITVRLARAMGVGEAELVHLRRGALLHDIGKVGIPDRVLLKPGPLDDEEWEVMRRHPAYAYEMLFPITFLRPALEIPYGHHERWDGSGYPLGLKGEEIPLSARIFAAVDVWDALGNDRPYRAAWPRDRVRDHIASLAGTHLDPRVVESFLAMIDEQAHCDAVGAEHVISEGETPAWARHPLAAAFPAQSQEISGRSEVGWRMQEA; encoded by the coding sequence ATGGCTATCGAAGGGCCGAATCCGACCGCCTTGCGCGAGCTGGCACGAGCCTTCGTGCTGCCGCCCATGCTCTTCGCCGGATTGGCCGCCGTCTTCCTCGGCCTGATCGCGCACTTGGTCGCGGTCATGGCGCGGATCGACCGCTCCGACACGGTCATCGCCCGAACAAGCCTGATCCAGGCGATCCTGGGCGACATGCAGGATTGGAGGCGGGTCGACCTGGATCGCTCGATCGCCGGCGTCCCCGATTCCTTCGCTCGACAGGCGATCGACGTCGACCGCCGCTGGATGATCGACGCGATGCGAGGCCGCCTGACGGAGCTCCTCCGCGTCGAGGAAGAGGAAGTCGTCCGCAGCGAGCGCAACCAAGCCGTCCGGCGGTCGACGTGGACGATCGTGTGTGCGAGCCTCGTCGCCTCAGCTTTACTTGGGTTGATCCTCGCAACCACGGCCCGACGGCAACTGGTAGCCGTGTCCCGGTCTTACGACCACGTTCTGGACGACGCTCGGCGCCAGGCCGAGGCGGTGCGCGATCGGGAGGCGATCCTGAGCAGCTTCTACGACAACGCCCCGATGATGATGGGCATCTCCGAGATCTGCGGCGACGACCTGTTGATGATCTCCGCCAATGCGCCCACGGCGCGCCCTCTGGGCCTGACGCCCGACGCCATGCGTGGACGGCTCTCCAGCGAGGTGGGCATCACGAAGGAGCACAATCGCCGCTGGATCGACGCCTATCGCGACTCCGAGCGGACCGGCCGGCCGATCCGTTTCGAGTACGCGTACGATCACCCCGGCGGTCGGGCCTGGCTCTCCGCAGTCGGCTGCCCGCTCGAAGGCTTCCCGGGCCGATTCACCTACATCGTCCAGGACGACTCCGAGCGCAAGCAGGCCGAGGAGGCGCTCCGCGAGAGCCGCGAGCGACTCCGCGCGGCCTTGACCGCGTCGGGCACCGGCACCTTTCGCTGGGACATCCGCACCGGCGCGGTAGACAGCGACGAGAACCTCGACCGGCTCTTCGGCATCCCCGCGGGCCAGGAGGCCGGCTGCGTCGCGGACTTCATGGATCGGATCCACCCGGACGATCGAGACGCCGTCGCTACGGCCGTCGACCGAAGCGCGCAGCGGGGCGAAGACATTTGTGTGGAGTTCCGCGTCGTCTGGCCCGACGGGACCGTGCACTGGCTCGCCGACAAAGGCAAGACGTTCGTCGACGCCGCCGGCAAGCCGTCGTACATGGCCGGCGCGTGCGTCGACGTCACAGCGCATCGGGTCGCCGAGGAGGAGATTCGCGGCCTCAACGCGCGGCTCGAACTGCGTCTGGCCCGGCTTGCCGCGCTGCGTCGCATTGACGCGGCGATCACCGCCGGCCTCGACCTGCGACAGACCTTGGGAGTCGTCCTCGACGAGGTCGCCGCCCAACTCGGCGTGGATGCTGCCGACGTGCTCATGCACGACACGCAGGCCCGGACGCTGGTCCGCGCCGCCGAGATGGGCTTCCAGACGCCCGGGATGAGCGAGCGTCCCATGCCGCTCGATCGGAGCGTTCCCGGCTGGGTCGCCCTGGAGGGCCGTCGCCTCGACGTGGCTGACCTGAGCTGCTCCACCCTCACCCACGCCTGCGCCGAGGGGCTCGTCGAGGAAGGCTTCGTCGCCTACCATGCCCTGCCACTGTTGGCCAACGGCCAGGTCCGTGGCGTGCTCGAAGTCTTCCATCGGAGCCCGCTCGACGCCGACGCCGATTGGCTCGAATACCTGGAGACGCTCGCCGGCCAAGCGGCTATCGCCATCGACAACTCCTCGCTGCTCGACGGCCTGCGGCGCTCCAACGCGGAGTTGGCGGCGGCCTACGACGCGACGATCGAGGGGTGGGCGCGGGCGCTGGACCTTCGCGATCAGGAGACCGAGGGGCACTCTCGACGCGTCACCGAAATCACCGTCCGGCTGGCCCGCGCCATGGGGGTCGGCGAGGCCGAGTTGGTGCATCTACGCCGCGGCGCGCTGCTGCACGACATCGGCAAGGTCGGCATCCCCGATCGGGTCTTGCTCAAGCCCGGCCCGCTCGACGACGAGGAATGGGAAGTCATGCGCCGCCACCCGGCGTACGCCTACGAGATGCTCTTCCCGATCACGTTCCTCAGGCCGGCGCTCGAGATCCCGTACGGCCACCACGAGCGATGGGACGGCTCGGGCTATCCGCTGGGCCTCAAGGGGGAAGAGATCCCACTGTCGGCCCGTATCTTCGCGGCGGTGGACGTCTGGGACGCGTTGGGGAACGATCGACCGTACCGGGCCGCCTGGCCGCGCGACCGGGTCCGCGACCACATCGCCTCCCTCGCCGGCACCCATCTCGATCCGCGCGTCGTTGAATCCTTCCTGGCGATGATCGACGAGCAGGCGCACTGCGACGCGGTCGGGGCCGAGCACGTGATCAGCGAAGGCGAGACGCCGGCTTGGGCGAGGCATCCCCTCGCGGCGGCGTTCCCGGCGCAGAGCCAAGAGATCAGCGGCAGGAGCGAGGTCGGGTGGCGCATGCAAGAAGCCTAG
- a CDS encoding FG-GAP-like repeat-containing protein, which translates to MGKRGVRLVLGGVLLAATSAGAVVGWRAYAAGRVRAEVAQARQEMASGLINLARDRLTKLLDGGWSDDGEAALELAHCEMMRGRRDAAFAAWERVPDQSPVAPQAALERGGVLTQAGRFQQAEEVLSPFVFRPSPQRADIRHALLTVLVQEGRQADARRLIERQWDRTTSDERAERMALLREHIALDFEPVDLEVNFGKILDHDPPGDDGARMRLAKAHLAIRAGKLPQAREWLDVNLRDRPVDPIAWRAMLDWAVAAADPAAARSALAHLPASHFTTTEAAALRAWFAGQSGDEAAERAELERLVASEPNRPASWTRLIELARRQADADASARFQKRKAELDAAQDAYLRLHKKDAMAENLGAFAGLAATLGRGFEAWGFCSLILTDDPNNADARATLSALAEPPALAGSPGVTLADALALKESPTVADSTALKPSAARAVPTFVDDAESAGLGSLVFDNGHSPIWQLPEMSSGGVALIDYDGDGWLDVYALQGGRFPPTPGSSSGDRLMRNKGDGTFEDVTVAAGLAAFPRGYSHAVAVGDYDGDGRPDLFVTRWRGYALYRNKGDGTFEDVTVAAGLGGGDRDWPTSAAFADLDNDGDLDLYVCHYGAWDADHPTLCKDPSNTSYASCDPRTISATPDHLFRNDGGVFVDATAEAGIVDREGRGLGVVAADFDDDGKLDLAVANDGTANYLFHNKGGLRFEEVGHDSGFAASADGGYKAGMGIACGDLDGDGRIDLAVTNFYLESTTFYHNMGGGAFADHTSIVGLAAPSRWRLGFGVSFLDADADGRLDLMSANGHVSDLRPLFPHRMSAQLFVGLGGGKLADVSEQAGEPFQRPLVARGLVVGDLDNDGRPDALIVPQNDPLIYLHNTTADPGGFVVFRLEGTRSNRDSVGARVSVRSGGRVQVAARFGGGSFASAGDPRIHFGLGEQTAVESVEVRWPSGVVDRFGPLDAGAGYLLREGEKTARPLPGFGPLPPRVDATINHETKG; encoded by the coding sequence ATGGGCAAGCGCGGGGTCAGGCTGGTTCTGGGGGGCGTGCTGCTGGCCGCGACGTCGGCTGGCGCGGTCGTCGGCTGGCGCGCGTATGCGGCGGGGCGCGTCCGCGCCGAGGTCGCTCAGGCACGCCAGGAGATGGCCTCCGGCTTGATCAACCTGGCGCGCGACCGCTTGACGAAACTCCTCGACGGCGGATGGTCCGACGACGGCGAGGCCGCCCTCGAACTGGCCCACTGCGAGATGATGCGGGGACGCCGCGACGCGGCGTTCGCGGCCTGGGAGCGCGTGCCCGATCAATCGCCCGTCGCCCCTCAGGCGGCCCTCGAACGGGGCGGCGTCCTGACCCAGGCCGGGCGGTTCCAGCAGGCCGAGGAGGTCCTGAGCCCCTTCGTCTTCCGGCCCTCCCCCCAACGCGCCGACATCCGTCACGCGCTGCTGACCGTGCTCGTGCAAGAAGGGCGGCAGGCCGATGCGCGACGGTTGATCGAGCGGCAATGGGACCGGACGACCTCGGACGAGCGCGCCGAGCGGATGGCCTTGCTGCGCGAGCACATCGCGCTCGACTTCGAGCCGGTGGATCTCGAAGTTAACTTTGGGAAGATCCTCGACCACGACCCGCCGGGCGACGACGGGGCGCGGATGCGGCTCGCCAAGGCGCATCTGGCGATCCGGGCGGGGAAGCTGCCGCAGGCCAGGGAATGGCTCGACGTCAACCTCCGCGACCGTCCCGTCGACCCGATAGCCTGGCGGGCGATGCTCGATTGGGCCGTCGCCGCCGCTGATCCCGCCGCGGCGCGATCGGCCCTCGCCCACCTGCCGGCCTCCCACTTCACCACGACCGAGGCCGCGGCCCTCCGCGCCTGGTTCGCCGGCCAGAGCGGCGACGAGGCCGCCGAGCGCGCCGAGCTGGAACGCCTGGTCGCGAGCGAGCCGAACCGGCCGGCGTCGTGGACGCGACTGATCGAGCTGGCCCGCCGGCAAGCCGACGCCGACGCTTCTGCCCGGTTCCAGAAGCGCAAGGCGGAACTCGACGCCGCCCAGGACGCCTATCTCCGGCTCCACAAGAAAGACGCCATGGCTGAGAACCTCGGCGCGTTCGCCGGGCTGGCGGCGACCCTCGGACGCGGGTTCGAGGCTTGGGGGTTTTGCTCGCTGATCCTGACCGACGACCCGAACAACGCCGACGCGCGCGCGACCCTGTCGGCCCTCGCCGAGCCCCCAGCGCTCGCGGGATCGCCGGGCGTGACGCTCGCCGACGCGTTGGCGCTGAAAGAGTCGCCGACGGTCGCGGACTCGACGGCGCTGAAGCCCTCGGCCGCCCGCGCCGTCCCGACCTTCGTCGATGACGCCGAGTCCGCCGGGCTGGGGAGTCTCGTCTTCGACAACGGCCATTCGCCGATCTGGCAGCTCCCCGAGATGTCGAGCGGCGGCGTCGCGCTGATCGACTACGACGGCGACGGCTGGCTCGACGTCTACGCGCTGCAAGGCGGTCGGTTCCCGCCGACGCCCGGCTCGTCGTCCGGCGACCGCCTGATGAGGAATAAAGGGGACGGGACGTTCGAGGACGTGACCGTGGCGGCGGGCCTCGCGGCCTTCCCGCGCGGGTACAGTCACGCGGTCGCCGTCGGCGATTACGACGGCGACGGCCGCCCCGACCTGTTCGTCACCCGATGGCGCGGCTACGCCCTTTACCGCAACAAGGGGGACGGGACGTTCGAGGACGTGACCGTGGCGGCGGGCCTCGGCGGTGGCGACCGCGACTGGCCGACCTCGGCCGCCTTCGCCGACCTCGACAACGACGGCGATCTCGACCTTTACGTCTGCCACTACGGTGCATGGGACGCCGACCATCCGACGCTCTGCAAGGACCCGAGCAACACCTCTTACGCCTCGTGCGATCCCCGCACGATCTCGGCGACGCCCGACCACCTGTTTCGCAACGACGGCGGCGTCTTCGTCGATGCGACCGCCGAAGCGGGGATCGTCGATCGCGAGGGCAGGGGGCTTGGCGTCGTCGCGGCCGACTTCGACGACGACGGCAAGCTCGACCTGGCCGTCGCCAACGACGGCACCGCCAACTACCTGTTCCACAACAAGGGGGGCCTTCGGTTCGAGGAGGTCGGCCACGACTCGGGTTTCGCCGCGAGCGCCGACGGCGGCTACAAGGCCGGCATGGGGATCGCCTGCGGCGACCTCGACGGCGACGGTCGGATCGACCTGGCCGTCACCAACTTCTACCTCGAATCCACGACGTTTTATCACAACATGGGAGGAGGGGCCTTCGCCGATCACACGTCGATCGTCGGCCTCGCCGCGCCGAGCCGCTGGCGGCTGGGGTTCGGGGTCTCGTTTCTGGACGCCGACGCCGACGGCCGGCTCGACCTCATGTCGGCCAACGGCCACGTCAGCGACCTCCGCCCGCTGTTCCCGCACCGGATGTCCGCCCAGCTTTTCGTCGGCCTCGGCGGCGGCAAGCTGGCCGACGTCAGCGAGCAGGCCGGCGAGCCGTTCCAGCGCCCGCTGGTCGCGCGCGGCCTTGTCGTCGGCGACCTCGACAACGACGGCCGACCCGACGCCCTGATCGTCCCCCAGAATGACCCCTTGATCTACCTCCACAACACGACCGCCGACCCCGGCGGGTTCGTCGTCTTCCGGCTCGAAGGGACGCGGTCGAACCGCGACTCCGTCGGCGCGCGGGTGTCGGTCCGATCGGGCGGTCGGGTGCAAGTCGCCGCGCGGTTCGGCGGCGGCAGCTTCGCCTCGGCCGGCGATCCCCGCATTCATTTCGGCCTGGGCGAGCAGACCGCCGTCGAGTCGGTCGAGGTCCGCTGGCCCTCGGGCGTCGTCGACCGGTTCGGCCCGCTCGACGCCGGCGCCGGCTACCTCCTCCGCGAAGGCGAGAAAACCGCCCGGCCTCTGCCGGGCTTCGGCCCCCTTCCGCCGCGCGTCGACGCCACGATCAATCATGAGACGAAAGGATGA
- a CDS encoding Gfo/Idh/MocA family protein — protein sequence MKVRWGILGCARISRRGLIPGIQGSKSGTLAAIASRDLDRARAWAEEFAIPKAYGSYEEILADPEIDAVYIPLPNELHKPWVEAAADAGKHVLCEKPLALDAAEARATAAYCRSKGVLLMEAFMWRHQPRTLELKAKVADGLIGDLRLIRASFSFPIDAGDWRLDPARGGGALWDVGCYGVSTARLFAGGEPVKVRATARFHAKNVDLSLAAVLEFPGGVLGAVDCSFEQPFRCVYELVGTKGVIEVPDAYLPPASGAPIARLRTIASGSDADASADVVRTLEFEAVDQYAAMVDAFGRSIASGSLEFPGEDGVAQMEALEAIRTAAAS from the coding sequence ATGAAGGTTCGATGGGGCATTCTCGGGTGCGCTCGGATCAGCCGTCGGGGCCTGATTCCGGGGATTCAAGGGTCGAAGTCGGGGACCCTCGCGGCGATCGCCAGTCGCGACCTCGACCGGGCGCGCGCCTGGGCCGAGGAGTTCGCGATCCCGAAGGCGTACGGGAGCTACGAGGAGATCCTGGCCGACCCGGAGATCGACGCGGTCTACATCCCGCTGCCCAACGAGCTGCACAAGCCGTGGGTCGAGGCGGCGGCCGACGCCGGCAAGCACGTCCTCTGCGAGAAGCCGCTGGCCCTCGACGCCGCCGAGGCCCGCGCGACGGCCGCCTACTGCCGATCGAAGGGCGTCCTGCTGATGGAAGCCTTCATGTGGCGGCACCAGCCGCGCACGCTGGAGCTGAAGGCCAAGGTGGCCGACGGTCTGATCGGCGATCTCCGGCTGATCCGCGCCTCGTTCTCGTTCCCGATCGACGCCGGCGACTGGCGGCTCGACCCGGCGCGGGGGGGCGGCGCCCTCTGGGACGTCGGCTGTTACGGCGTCAGCACGGCCCGGCTGTTCGCGGGGGGCGAGCCCGTGAAGGTCCGCGCGACCGCCCGGTTCCACGCCAAGAACGTCGACCTCAGCCTGGCCGCCGTGCTCGAATTCCCCGGCGGCGTGCTGGGGGCCGTCGATTGCAGCTTCGAGCAGCCGTTCCGATGCGTCTACGAGCTGGTCGGGACGAAAGGGGTGATCGAGGTCCCCGACGCCTACCTGCCGCCCGCCTCGGGCGCGCCGATCGCTCGGCTGCGGACGATCGCCTCGGGCTCCGACGCCGACGCCTCGGCCGACGTGGTCCGGACGCTCGAATTCGAGGCCGTCGACCAGTACGCCGCGATGGTCGACGCCTTCGGCCGCTCGATCGCATCAGGCTCGCTCGAATTCCCCGGCGAGGACGGCGTCGCCCAGATGGAAGCTCTCGAAGCGATCCGCACCGCCGCCGCCTCCTGA
- a CDS encoding HDOD domain-containing protein codes for MRVHSGRKSPGGKPHSRLQGLCHLPVRPHSARAVVAAVASACSGEPSDVPAPGVGVGAARGGLDLDPGWVLAERTRPGRADPLEIVAETAWWPATLATGPCTEAIQRLWRHSVAVALACRSLAREKGDRDPDQLVRAGLLHGIGRWAVAAVDPDWFARWLNENDRAVRRRLELADLGTDMADLGRRLAERWGCEPLIVDAAWLHDDSAGALASAAREPERLALIQEAVRWAESTPWSLNAAGRESLPTEPRLRILVAEVQSKCASMFATADASPHEERMTRENARLHLRLAALSRTNATQERIIHALADDLPHESTESWTARAGMIWCEEPEVNAARVVWRDPEWPEAEPATAEGDGLDVPSRPASWTIPLESRTGVVAEIQLWLDPDQTELRGRLERTRVIEAWRSWATRIADRDMLERRLQAVVRGSRQSAEDEEERTRSAKLDALAEFAAGAGHELNNPLAVIVGRAQLLLAKAADPATARSLRIILSQAQRTHRILRDLMFVARPPEPRPRACRPADVLRACLAEFEAEAESRGIRLTSEVEASDQPTWMDPDAFRHLADILIRNALQASVGGGKIQVRSSRQGQELRLSVADGGKGVSSSEGAHLFDPFFCGRQAGRGLGLGLPRAARMVALAGGSLTWSSAVGQGSAFNVQLPLQRPPDEPTSALI; via the coding sequence GTGCGGGTCCATTCAGGACGAAAGTCGCCGGGGGGGAAGCCGCACAGTCGCTTGCAGGGGCTGTGCCATCTTCCCGTACGTCCCCACTCGGCCCGCGCGGTGGTGGCGGCTGTCGCCTCGGCGTGCAGCGGCGAGCCGTCCGACGTCCCCGCGCCGGGCGTCGGCGTCGGTGCCGCCCGGGGGGGGCTCGACCTCGACCCGGGGTGGGTGCTGGCCGAGCGAACGAGGCCGGGCCGGGCCGACCCGCTCGAAATCGTGGCGGAAACCGCGTGGTGGCCCGCGACGCTGGCCACGGGCCCGTGCACCGAGGCGATTCAGCGCCTCTGGCGGCATTCGGTCGCCGTCGCCCTCGCCTGCCGATCGCTGGCCCGTGAGAAGGGCGACCGCGACCCGGACCAGCTCGTCCGCGCCGGGCTGCTGCACGGAATCGGCCGATGGGCGGTGGCGGCCGTCGATCCCGACTGGTTCGCCCGCTGGCTCAACGAGAACGACCGGGCCGTCCGCCGTCGTCTGGAGCTTGCCGACCTGGGGACCGACATGGCCGACCTCGGCCGTCGGCTCGCCGAGCGCTGGGGTTGCGAGCCGCTCATCGTCGACGCCGCCTGGCTCCATGACGATTCCGCCGGCGCGCTGGCCTCGGCCGCCCGCGAGCCCGAGCGGCTGGCGCTGATCCAGGAAGCCGTGCGATGGGCCGAATCGACCCCCTGGTCGTTGAACGCCGCCGGTCGGGAGTCGCTTCCCACCGAGCCCCGGCTCCGCATCCTCGTGGCCGAGGTTCAGTCGAAATGCGCGTCGATGTTCGCGACGGCCGACGCCTCGCCCCATGAAGAGCGGATGACTCGCGAGAACGCCCGGCTGCATCTCCGTCTCGCCGCGCTGTCGCGAACCAACGCCACCCAGGAGCGGATCATCCACGCCCTGGCCGACGACCTTCCCCACGAGTCGACCGAAAGCTGGACCGCCCGCGCGGGGATGATCTGGTGCGAGGAACCCGAGGTCAACGCCGCCCGCGTGGTCTGGCGCGATCCGGAGTGGCCCGAAGCCGAGCCCGCGACGGCCGAGGGCGACGGCCTGGACGTCCCCAGCCGGCCCGCGTCATGGACGATCCCGCTCGAATCGCGGACCGGCGTCGTCGCCGAGATCCAGCTCTGGCTCGATCCCGATCAAACCGAGCTGCGCGGCCGGCTCGAACGGACCCGCGTGATCGAGGCCTGGCGGTCGTGGGCGACGCGGATCGCCGATCGCGACATGCTCGAACGCCGGCTCCAGGCCGTCGTCCGGGGCTCTCGCCAGAGCGCCGAGGACGAGGAGGAGCGGACTCGTTCCGCCAAGCTGGACGCCCTCGCCGAGTTCGCCGCGGGCGCCGGCCACGAGCTGAACAACCCGTTGGCGGTGATCGTCGGCCGCGCCCAACTGCTGCTGGCGAAGGCGGCGGACCCGGCGACCGCGCGCTCGCTGCGGATCATCCTCAGCCAGGCCCAGCGGACGCATCGCATCCTCCGCGACCTGATGTTCGTCGCCCGTCCCCCCGAGCCGCGCCCCCGCGCCTGCCGTCCCGCCGACGTGCTCCGCGCGTGCCTGGCCGAGTTCGAGGCCGAGGCCGAGTCGCGGGGGATTCGCCTGACCAGCGAGGTCGAGGCCTCCGATCAGCCGACGTGGATGGACCCCGACGCCTTCCGCCACCTGGCCGACATCCTGATTCGCAACGCGTTGCAGGCGAGCGTCGGCGGCGGCAAGATCCAGGTCCGTTCGTCCCGCCAGGGGCAAGAACTGCGGCTGTCGGTCGCCGACGGCGGCAAGGGAGTCTCGTCGTCCGAAGGGGCCCATCTCTTCGACCCGTTCTTCTGCGGTCGCCAGGCCGGCCGCGGCCTCGGCCTGGGACTCCCCCGCGCCGCGCGGATGGTCGCGCTGGCGGGTGGCTCGCTCACCTGGTCGTCGGCCGTCGGACAGGGCTCGGCCTTCAACGTGCAGCTCCCGCTGCAACGCCCTCCCGACGAACCGACCAGTGCTTTGATCTAG
- a CDS encoding tetratricopeptide repeat protein translates to MSKRKRPSSTTLALASLILLGSATAAWFALGPQRSAEAEGERAAALAAIARSDRDEARARLDRWLALEPRSGEAKALSAQVDIETGDLARVSDQLNEARALGFPEPGLERVHALVLARMGRFGEAEPILARELNEHPDDAAVLEALALVYLKTYRLRDAEKLIARWMRAQPDAARPYVWRAEIDRRIQVDTSIDLETDYREALRRDPGLEAARLGLAELLRRAHRGAEAAAEYEIYLKARPDDPTALAGAGQNAVDLGRIDEGLKLADAALAVDPQNVTALRARAAAELSRGDPESALKRLDRCLKINPFDSEALYTRSLVRARLGQADEARADLETVERLKREQAELLAIRDKLMAAPDDNGLRAQVAAWMLAHGRADEAVEWARTILASNPKHRAANRIMAEYYDTQPDGSGLANYHRLQAADADADADAGAEQR, encoded by the coding sequence GTGTCAAAGCGAAAACGACCATCGTCGACGACCCTCGCCCTCGCGTCGCTGATCCTCCTGGGATCGGCCACGGCGGCCTGGTTCGCCCTCGGGCCGCAGCGATCCGCCGAGGCTGAGGGAGAGCGGGCCGCCGCCCTCGCCGCCATCGCCCGCAGCGACCGCGACGAGGCCAGGGCCCGCCTCGATCGCTGGCTCGCCCTCGAGCCCCGGTCGGGAGAGGCCAAGGCTCTATCGGCCCAGGTCGACATCGAAACAGGCGACCTGGCCCGCGTCAGCGACCAATTGAACGAGGCCCGGGCGCTCGGATTCCCCGAGCCGGGCCTCGAGCGCGTCCATGCGCTGGTCCTGGCGCGGATGGGGCGGTTCGGCGAGGCCGAGCCGATCCTCGCGAGGGAATTGAACGAACACCCGGACGACGCCGCGGTGCTGGAGGCGCTCGCCCTCGTCTACCTCAAGACGTACCGGCTTCGCGACGCCGAGAAGCTGATCGCGCGCTGGATGCGGGCGCAGCCCGACGCCGCCCGCCCGTACGTGTGGCGTGCGGAGATCGATCGACGAATCCAGGTCGACACCTCGATCGACCTGGAGACCGACTACCGCGAAGCGCTCCGGCGCGACCCCGGGCTCGAAGCGGCCCGGCTGGGCCTGGCGGAACTCCTCCGCCGCGCGCATCGAGGCGCCGAGGCCGCCGCCGAATACGAGATCTACCTGAAAGCTCGGCCCGACGATCCCACGGCCCTCGCCGGGGCCGGCCAGAACGCCGTCGATCTCGGCCGGATCGACGAGGGGCTGAAGCTGGCGGACGCCGCACTGGCCGTCGATCCCCAGAACGTGACCGCCTTGCGCGCACGCGCGGCGGCCGAGTTGAGTCGAGGCGACCCCGAGTCGGCGCTCAAGCGGCTCGACCGCTGTTTGAAGATCAACCCGTTCGACAGCGAGGCGCTCTACACGCGAAGCCTCGTCCGGGCCCGGCTCGGCCAGGCCGACGAAGCGCGAGCCGACCTCGAGACCGTAGAACGGCTCAAGCGCGAGCAGGCCGAGCTTTTGGCGATCCGCGACAAGCTGATGGCCGCGCCCGACGACAACGGCCTGCGGGCGCAGGTCGCCGCCTGGATGCTCGCCCACGGCCGGGCCGACGAAGCCGTCGAGTGGGCGCGAACCATCCTCGCGAGCAACCCCAAACATCGAGCGGCCAACCGGATCATGGCCGAATACTACGACACGCAGCCTGACGGCTCGGGGCTGGCGAACTATCATAGACTCCAGGCCGCCGACGCCGACGCCGACGCCGACGCGGGCGCCGAACAGCGCTGA
- a CDS encoding response regulator, with protein sequence MKTVYTTGEAAKICKVSQQTIIRCFDSGQLKGFRVPGSRFRRIPREALYRFMRDNGIPTDALESGRRRILIVDDDQAVVDLIAEVLSGDNRFENKSVNNGFGAGMLAKEYHPDLIILDVMLPDINGQAVCELIRKDPTIADIKIICISGMVEEDKIEELKASGADDFLHKPLDIDELMKRICRLLDMETRPNG encoded by the coding sequence ATGAAGACCGTTTACACGACAGGCGAGGCTGCCAAGATCTGCAAGGTCAGTCAGCAGACCATCATCCGCTGCTTTGACTCGGGTCAGCTCAAAGGATTTCGGGTTCCTGGATCCCGATTCCGACGCATTCCTCGCGAGGCGCTGTACCGCTTCATGAGGGACAATGGAATTCCCACCGACGCGCTGGAGAGCGGGCGCCGTCGCATCCTGATCGTCGACGACGACCAGGCGGTTGTCGACCTCATCGCCGAGGTGCTCTCGGGCGACAACCGGTTCGAGAACAAATCCGTCAACAACGGCTTCGGCGCGGGAATGCTCGCCAAGGAGTATCACCCCGACCTGATCATCCTTGACGTCATGCTGCCGGACATCAACGGCCAGGCGGTCTGCGAACTGATCCGCAAGGACCCGACGATCGCCGACATCAAGATCATCTGCATCTCGGGCATGGTCGAAGAAGACAAGATCGAGGAGCTGAAGGCGTCCGGCGCGGACGATTTCCTCCACAAACCGCTCGATATCGATGAACTAATGAAGCGAATCTGCCGACTCTTGGATATGGAGACCCGCCCCAACGGGTGA